In Halalkalicoccus subterraneus, a single genomic region encodes these proteins:
- a CDS encoding nicotinamide-nucleotide adenylyltransferase, which produces MTRGFYIGRFQPYHNGHHRMVDRIASEVDELVLGIGSAGDSHSIHDPFTAGERIMMITKSLVDYELVTYAVPIEDLDRNSVWVSHVQSMSPEFQVAYSNNPLVIRLFEEAGVEVRQSPMFNREELEGTEVRERMIEDRDWESLVPDPVVDVISETNGIERLQRVSESDTNGI; this is translated from the coding sequence ATGACACGGGGGTTCTACATCGGTCGCTTCCAGCCGTACCACAACGGCCACCACCGCATGGTCGATCGGATCGCAAGCGAGGTCGACGAACTCGTCCTCGGGATCGGCAGCGCCGGTGATTCCCACTCGATACACGATCCCTTCACCGCCGGCGAGCGCATCATGATGATCACGAAATCGCTCGTCGACTACGAGCTGGTGACTTACGCGGTCCCCATCGAGGACCTCGATCGCAACTCCGTCTGGGTTAGCCACGTCCAGTCGATGAGCCCTGAGTTCCAAGTCGCCTACTCGAACAATCCCTTAGTGATCCGGCTGTTCGAGGAGGCCGGCGTCGAGGTGCGCCAATCGCCGATGTTCAACCGCGAGGAGCTCGAGGGTACCGAGGTCAGAGAGCGCATGATCGAGGACCGCGACTGGGAGTCGCTGGTCCCCGACCCCGTCGTCGACGTGATCTCCGAGACCAACGGTATCGAACGTCTCCAGCGGGTCAGCGAGAGCGATACCAACGGGATATGA
- the lonB gene encoding ATP-dependent protease LonB, whose product MSNERDTGDRPVDGVSESSDIDPDDAQDESPQDDSGDGFGSDVDVGFDADIKEDESGLLGGLQIESTEDIKVPEKLVDQVIGQDHAQEIVRKAAKQRRHILMIGAPGTGKSMLAKAMTQLLPNEDLQDVLIYHNPDDGNEPKVRTVPAGKGDQIVDAHKEEARKRNTMRTILMWLIIIVILGYSLFIGNILLGIIAAAIIYLAFKYANRGSDAMIPNLLINNADRTTAPFEDVTGAHAGALLGDVRHDPFQSGGMETPSHDRVEAGGIHKAHRGVLFIDEINTLDVRSQQHLMTAIQEGEFSITGQSERSSGAMVQTEPVPTDFIMVAAGNQDALENMHPALRSRIKGYGYEVFFDDTIDDTPEMRRKYARFVAQEVDRDGRLPHFTRDAIEEVILEAKRRSGRKDHLTLEFRNLGGLVRVAGDIARAEDAEFTTRQHVLDAKDRSRSIEQQLADTFIERYSDYDISMNEGGVVGRVNGLAVMGGDSGIVKPIMAEVTQGHGEVIATGKLQEIAQESVQNVSAIIKKFTNNDINEMDVHIQFLQSYEGVEGDSASVSIATAVISALEEIPIAQNVAMTGSLSVRGDVLPVGGVTHKIEAAAKAGIDTVIIPKSNEQDVMIEDEYKDQIEVVPVSHISQVLDIALVGEPEKDGLVDRLKNITTALDRDRQVPSGSPTPQ is encoded by the coding sequence ATGAGCAACGAGAGAGACACCGGAGATCGCCCCGTAGACGGGGTGAGCGAGTCGTCGGACATCGATCCCGACGACGCCCAAGACGAATCCCCGCAGGACGACTCGGGGGATGGGTTCGGCAGCGATGTCGACGTCGGTTTCGACGCCGACATCAAGGAGGACGAAAGCGGCCTTCTGGGAGGGTTGCAGATCGAGTCCACGGAGGACATCAAAGTCCCCGAGAAGCTCGTCGATCAGGTGATCGGCCAGGACCACGCCCAGGAGATCGTCCGCAAGGCCGCCAAACAGCGACGGCACATCCTCATGATCGGCGCGCCCGGCACCGGGAAGTCGATGCTGGCCAAAGCGATGACCCAGCTCCTCCCGAACGAGGACCTCCAGGACGTCCTGATCTACCACAACCCTGACGACGGCAACGAGCCGAAGGTTCGCACCGTGCCCGCAGGGAAGGGCGATCAGATCGTCGACGCCCACAAGGAGGAAGCCCGCAAGCGAAACACGATGCGGACCATCCTGATGTGGCTGATCATCATCGTGATCCTCGGGTATTCGCTGTTCATCGGGAACATTCTCTTAGGAATCATCGCCGCCGCGATCATCTACCTCGCGTTCAAGTACGCGAACCGCGGCAGCGACGCGATGATCCCGAACCTCCTGATCAACAACGCCGACCGCACCACCGCGCCCTTCGAGGACGTGACCGGCGCCCACGCCGGCGCGCTGCTGGGCGACGTCCGCCACGACCCGTTCCAGTCGGGCGGCATGGAGACGCCGAGCCACGACCGGGTCGAGGCCGGCGGGATCCACAAGGCCCACCGCGGCGTGCTGTTCATCGACGAGATCAACACGCTCGACGTGCGAAGCCAACAGCACCTGATGACGGCGATCCAGGAGGGCGAGTTCTCCATTACCGGGCAAAGCGAGCGCTCCTCGGGCGCGATGGTCCAGACCGAGCCCGTCCCGACGGACTTCATCATGGTCGCGGCGGGCAACCAGGACGCACTGGAGAACATGCACCCCGCGCTGCGCTCGCGGATCAAGGGCTACGGCTACGAGGTGTTCTTCGACGACACCATCGATGACACCCCCGAGATGCGCCGCAAGTACGCCCGTTTCGTCGCCCAGGAGGTCGACAGGGACGGCCGACTCCCGCACTTCACCCGTGACGCGATCGAGGAGGTCATCCTCGAGGCCAAGCGCCGGTCGGGCCGAAAGGACCATCTCACGCTCGAATTCCGTAACCTCGGCGGTCTGGTCCGGGTGGCAGGCGACATCGCCCGCGCGGAGGACGCCGAGTTCACGACCCGCCAGCACGTCCTCGACGCGAAGGACCGCTCGCGCTCGATCGAACAGCAGCTCGCCGATACGTTCATCGAGCGCTACAGCGACTACGACATCTCGATGAACGAGGGCGGCGTCGTCGGCCGCGTCAACGGCCTGGCGGTCATGGGCGGGGACAGCGGGATCGTGAAACCGATCATGGCCGAGGTCACCCAGGGCCACGGCGAAGTGATCGCGACGGGCAAGCTTCAGGAGATCGCCCAGGAGTCGGTCCAGAACGTCTCGGCGATCATCAAGAAGTTCACCAACAACGACATCAACGAGATGGACGTCCACATCCAGTTCCTCCAGTCCTACGAGGGCGTGGAGGGCGATTCGGCGTCCGTCTCGATCGCGACCGCAGTGATCAGCGCCTTAGAGGAGATCCCGATCGCCCAGAACGTCGCCATGACCGGTTCGCTGTCGGTCCGGGGCGACGTACTGCCCGTCGGTGGGGTCACCCACAAGATCGAGGCGGCCGCGAAGGCCGGTATCGACACGGTGATCATCCCCAAGTCCAACGAGCAGGACGTCATGATCGAGGACGAGTACAAGGACCAGATCGAGGTCGTCCCCGTCAGCCACATCAGCCAGGTGCTCGACATCGCCCTGGTCGGCGAACCCGAAAAGGACGGGCTGGTCGATCGCCTGAA